TACTTCCAGGGTGCCGCACGTTTCTCGTTCTTTATTAACTCGGCACAAATTCAGCCTTTTTACCAAAGCGGCGGTTACCAAACCGGCTTGCTGCAGGCTGTTGCTAATGATTACTGGTCAGAAACCAACCCTAACTTATACGCTTTCTGGCCTCGTTTAAGTACCTACCGTATTGATAACAACAACCAGATATCAACCTGGTGGATGCGTAACGGCAGCTTTTTGAGGCTCAAGAATTTAGAGTTCGGTTATACTTTCAATAACCTGAAAAAAGTGAAAATGCAGCGTGCCCGTCTTTATTTCTCTGCAACCAACTTGTTTATAGTGAGTGGTTTCAAAATGTGGGATGCAGAAATGAGGGGTAACGGATTGAACTATCCGCTGCAATCACTATATAACCTGGGTGTACAAGTTAATTTTTAACAGCAAGCAACATGAATACACAAAAAAATACACATAAACCAGGCGCCGGCAAATTTATGGCTGGCTTTGGCAAAGTTATAAACGGCAAAAAAAGCCGCCTGATAGCTGTGGCAGGATTGTTAGCTATAGCATCGGGCTTATCGGCCTGTAAAAAATATCTGGATATAGTGCCTGATAACGTAGCCGTTATTGAAAACGCCTTTAAATTGCGTACCGAGGCAGAAAAATACCTGTTTACCTGCTACTCATACCTGCCAAAAAATGGTGACGGCTGGTTTAATGCCGGGCTTATGAGCGGCGACGAAATCTGGTTGCCACAAAGCGATCAGGCGCATTGGCACCCGGCTTTCCGTATAGCGCAGGGGCAGCAAAATAAGGACAGGCCTTTGTTTAACGAGTGGGGCGGCGATTTAAAAGGAGGCGACGGCCGTTATAACTACCTGGTAATGTTCAGGGGAATACGCCATTGCAATATCTTTCTTGAAAATATTAAGGATCAAACCAAAGTACCCGACCTGAGCGCCTCTGAACGCGAAAGGTGGATAGGCGAGGTTGAATTCCTGAAAGCCTATTACCATTACTACCTGTTGCGTATGTATGGCCCGATACCGATCATCGATAAAAACGTGCCTGAATCATCGGCACCTGAGGATCTGTATTACAAGCGTATGCCGGTTGATGATTGTGTGAACTATATATCGGCTTTGCTTGATGATGCTATCACGAAACTTCCACCGCGTATTGTTGACGAGAATAAAGAGCTTGGCCGCACTACGCAGGTTATCGCGCTCGCGGTTAAGGCTAAGCTTTGGTTAATGGCGGCAAGCCCGCTGTTTAACGGTAACAGCGATTTTGCCGGTTTCCGTGATAAGGAAGGTGTTGCGTTGTTTAACCCGACGGTTGATCAAACCAAATGGGAAAAAGCACGCGATGCGGCCAAGGCAGCGATTGATGCGGCCGAAGCCAACGGCAACGCGCTTTATACTTACCGTAACGACGTATTTAACCTGAGTACCGAAACAAAAACACAGTTAAATATTCGCAATGCCGTTACCGACAGGTGGGGTACCGAAGTGGTTTGGGCTTTATCAAACAGCTACTTTGTTAACGAGGCGCTGTGTATGCCGCCGCTGGTACGTGGCTCTAATACCGACAGGTTTCA
This Mucilaginibacter defluvii DNA region includes the following protein-coding sequences:
- a CDS encoding RagB/SusD family nutrient uptake outer membrane protein → MNTQKNTHKPGAGKFMAGFGKVINGKKSRLIAVAGLLAIASGLSACKKYLDIVPDNVAVIENAFKLRTEAEKYLFTCYSYLPKNGDGWFNAGLMSGDEIWLPQSDQAHWHPAFRIAQGQQNKDRPLFNEWGGDLKGGDGRYNYLVMFRGIRHCNIFLENIKDQTKVPDLSASERERWIGEVEFLKAYYHYYLLRMYGPIPIIDKNVPESSAPEDLYYKRMPVDDCVNYISALLDDAITKLPPRIVDENKELGRTTQVIALAVKAKLWLMAASPLFNGNSDFAGFRDKEGVALFNPTVDQTKWEKARDAAKAAIDAAEANGNALYTYRNDVFNLSTETKTQLNIRNAVTDRWGTEVVWALSNSYFVNEALCMPPLVRGSNTDRFQLQGVWAAPIKIAKMFYSKNGVPIDEDKTLDFTNYMQTRAAVTSEQFYIEPNFVTARLNYDREPRFYADLGFDGGRWYMKDGTTTGSDVNGMYVQMKNAQTAGFGHFTNWNETGYFIKKLVHWESTTNSNNAPTWKSYPWPEIRLADLYLMYAEALNEVEPASPMAISYVDKIRTRAGLNGVVESWSNFSRNPGKYGSQDGLRSIIHRERMIELAFEGQRFWDLRRWKQSGEELNKDITGFSILGKTTEAYNIERTIFNQTFIAPRDYFWPIGNYETRRNPKLVENPGW